ATACAATGGATAGATTTCAGGCGGCATAGGGAGTAGCAAGTAAAGAAAATGCATGAGCAAAAGCAGCACTCTCTGCATCAGAACGTGCCACATATCCATATCCCATGATCCCATTCAGGTTTCCATCCTGTTGGATTTCATACACGTACTCGGCCACACTGCCCCACATACATCCCATGACATTTACAATAACACCTTGTTTTTCGAAAAAGCTGTATAACAAAGAAGCTAATTGATGATCTTCTGTCTTTTTAGGAGAAACAGAATGATGTTCATAGGAATCAATAAGCCATTCCTGAAACTGTTCATAGGCAAATGAATTAGCGGATTTTATTAATTGCCAGTTTAACATAGTGGTAGTAATAATAAGGTTGAACAAATAATTTCTTTATGCTCTGCTGAGCACCCTATTCATAAAAATCAGTTTATCTAAAATTGTAAATATTTTTATTTATCAATTTGCCTATCATCTGGTGCCTCTTTTTGTCTTGCAACAGTCGCTTCTTTAATCAATTGAACACATATAGCAGCAATTGAACGCTTAAAGCCCCTAGTACTTTCAATGTCTCTTTGAATATCCTGAACTGGCCAATAATCCTCCAGATCCAGTTCTATAGTTATCATTTTTGTTTTCTTTGGGTTATTTGCTGGTCTCTCCATAATTTGCTATTTTTGATTCTTATACCTTTTAAGGAAAATAGTCATATAAATACAAAAATATACTTTAAAAACCTAAAAGTCAATAATACAGCATATAATATTTATATGTTTATGAACAATTAAAACAGTTACTATATTTACTATAACTATGGAAAATTTACACAATCGCTTAAAGCATTGCAGGATTAAACTTGGACTAAATCAACAATCACTCTCTCAGAGGGTAAATATAAATCAGAAAGATGTAAGTCTGATAGAAGCAGGCAAGCGAAAGTATATACCAGAAGAGTATTTTCTCTATTTATCCTCAGAAGGGATAGATCTAAACTGGATATATACAGGCAAAGGAGAAATGTTTTTAAAAGACACATTACAAAAATACAATTCTAAGCAGGAGGGCATATCTACTATGTCAAGTACCTCCTTATCAGCACCATTATTAGGTAAAAGTACATTGCAACTAGTCACTGTGGATAAGCAGGGCGATAGTGTTATTGCAATGGTCCCTATTAAAGCGGCAGCAGGTTATATTATGTACTGCCATCGAAGCGACTATCTCGAAGAGCTAAGTGTATTCAGCTTACCGGATTTTCGTAGTGGCAATTATCGGGCTTTTGAGATCTGGGGAGATTCTATGGAACATACAATCTATTCACAGGATTGGGTAATTGGAGAAAGGCTGGAGATGGCATCTCAGTTGCGTGATGGAGCAATCTATATAATTGTAACATCTGGCA
This genomic stretch from Xanthocytophaga agilis harbors:
- a CDS encoding S24 family peptidase yields the protein MENLHNRLKHCRIKLGLNQQSLSQRVNINQKDVSLIEAGKRKYIPEEYFLYLSSEGIDLNWIYTGKGEMFLKDTLQKYNSKQEGISTMSSTSLSAPLLGKSTLQLVTVDKQGDSVIAMVPIKAAAGYIMYCHRSDYLEELSVFSLPDFRSGNYRAFEIWGDSMEHTIYSQDWVIGERLEMASQLRDGAIYIIVTSGNIVCKRVVNRLDRLGHLVLRSDNTEYEDQILEPNDIIEVWLVKARITRDFRSARAALVYFREEVNRLDNLLNGMVHKQ